One window of Hoplias malabaricus isolate fHopMal1 chromosome 16, fHopMal1.hap1, whole genome shotgun sequence genomic DNA carries:
- the tax1bp3 gene encoding tax1-binding protein 3 encodes MSFIPGQPVTAVVQRIEIHKLRDGDNLILGFSIGGGIDQDPGQNPYSEDKTDKGIYVTRVSKGGPAEVAGLLTGDKIMQVNGWDMTMVTHDQARKRLTKKNEDIVRLLVTRKSLEAAVRHSMMPR; translated from the exons CAACGGATCGAGATTCATAAACTACGAGATGGTGACAATTTAATATTGGGTTTTAGCATCGGAGGTGGCATTGACCAAGATCCAGGTCAGAATCCATATTCAGAAGACAAAACAGATAAG GGAATATATGTCACCAGGGTATCAAAGGGAGGACCAGCTGAAGTTGCAGGCCTTCTGACTGGGGATAAAATAATGCAG GTGAATGGCTGGGATATGACTATGGTGACACATGACCAAGCACGTAAGAGGCTTACAAAAAAGAATGAAGATATTGTTAGGCTTCTGGTGACCAGAAAGTCCCTGGAGGCAGCAGTTAGACATTCGATGATGCCACGCTGA